The window GTCGATCGAGATTCCCAGTTTATCGGGGTTCGAAAGCAACTCACACAGACAAATTGGTCGAGTATCCACCAGATGTGATAGCTCGGGGCAGCAGCCAGGATCTGGCTCGGTCACACCGTTACCCGGGGTGACGTAAGAGAGACAATCAGACATGTTGACTATATATGAGAAGCAATCCAAAGATGGTGAAGGAGCCATTATCACTGGTGCAGGGGCCGAGGATTGGCCATTTATGCATGGAAGTAGCCGTGCTGCGGCCAACAACAGGGCGGCGATTACGAGTGGATAGGTGGTGGTTTTGGCCTTGTGCATGCTTGTTGTTGGCATCATTCTTGGACGTCGACTTCGAAAAGTTGGGGGAGGGCCGTGTTTTAGTTTGAGAAAATATTGGATTTTCTTGATGCTAAGTAGTAGCAAGTAGCAGCCTTTTCTTGTAGCATAATAATTGAATTTGCGAAGTGTAACCGAAAAATTGGTGTCATTTGTGTagccttatttatttatttatttattttttgatatccTAATCTAAAGTAGCCTTCTTTAGGATatgttataatatatatacacaagagAAACAAAActttatttcaaatattgacACTGATAAAGATTTATTACCGATGAATAGTTATCGCGTG of the Primulina huaijiensis isolate GDHJ02 unplaced genomic scaffold, ASM1229523v2 scaffold207894, whole genome shotgun sequence genome contains:
- the LOC140966762 gene encoding non-specific lipid transfer protein GPI-anchored 11-like produces the protein MAPSPSLDCFSYIVNMSDCLSYVTPGNGVTEPDPGCCPELSHLVDTRPICLCELLSNPDKLGISIDKNKAIMLPSVCRVNTPPLSACAGPSPASSAPGNQNNGGPKLDFLAGLAILLLTHFF